In the Candidatus Eremiobacteraceae bacterium genome, one interval contains:
- the dnaE gene encoding DNA polymerase III subunit alpha translates to MTSAYAELHCRSNFSLLDGGSHPEELIARAKDLELAAVAITDRDGLYGAVRFSQAAKEDGIDAIIGAELTLGDGARIVALVQDARGYANLSRLISRAHLDHPRGTPRISYAELAGGAAGLIALADFEAGAPAQACARGEMAAANRAAALLRDIFGRDSCFIEIQRHLLPDDGPRIRALADVARASGLGVVATGGVAYAVPEHRDVADVLACIRGRTDLDSAGTLLRPNGEYYLRSAQEMMRLFEDLPHAVAASAEIARRCTFRLGRLHNEFPDFPVPSGETPFSYLHQLVHEGVRRRYRPVTPAVSKQIAHELAIIEKLELAGYFLIVWDIVRFAGEHGILVQGRGSAANSAVCYALNITSVDPVGLELLFERFLSEERDEPPDIDLDTPSGDQREKLIQYVYDRYGRDHAAMVAEVITYRARMAVRDVGKALGLSLDQVDALAKALDSRGAPKSPDDFTVSEAAGTPDDARREHVSPHEALGVTAHGDKMPMSAADVESAVAALPEALKADLGGDVAHRLYTLCKRIDGFPRHLSQHSGGMVITRSPLLEVAPLEQAAMPGRTILCWDKDDCAVLGLIKIDILGLGMLDAIERCVAEVRRVRGVEVDLADLKACDDQGVYDMLCVADTVGLFQVESRAQMSSLPRMQPRKFYDIVVQVAIIRPGPIQGDMVHPYFRRRRGLEPVTYPHPSLEPVLARTLGVPLFQEQGMRMAVVAAGFTAGQADELRRAMGHKRSHEKMARLRERLVEGMARNGIASDIGERLYHMLSAFADYGFPESHAASFALIVYVSGYLRRYYPAEFCASLLNAQPMGFYSPATLIGDARRHGVTVLPPDVNVSRFECTAEPRTGDSAEHAGDGRELLAGAQNVALRIGLNQVRGIGEKHREMLKGERAKRPYVDLRDFVLRTQLSKDILESLAAVGAFACFGLSRRDALWDVQRLGSLTKAGELERRMTVDEQPVALPAMIPQEEAAADYWGLGLSTQYQVIQFCRDRLDAMRVRRASDLAALPHRLVIKVAGVVTSRQRPGTAKGFVFTTMEDETGLVNVIIRPDIYQQYRPIAREEPAVIVEGVLQRQEGTINVLARKFWKLDLAELASGMVSRDFH, encoded by the coding sequence TTGACTAGCGCATACGCCGAGCTTCATTGCCGCTCGAATTTCTCGCTGCTCGACGGCGGGTCGCATCCCGAAGAGCTCATCGCGCGCGCGAAGGATCTCGAGCTTGCGGCGGTCGCGATCACCGACCGCGATGGTCTGTACGGCGCGGTGCGGTTCTCCCAGGCCGCGAAAGAAGATGGGATCGATGCGATCATCGGCGCGGAGCTCACGCTCGGCGACGGCGCGCGCATCGTCGCGCTCGTGCAGGATGCGCGCGGCTACGCCAACCTTTCGCGCTTGATCAGCCGCGCGCATTTGGATCATCCGCGCGGCACGCCGCGCATCTCGTACGCAGAATTGGCCGGCGGCGCGGCGGGTCTGATCGCGCTGGCCGATTTCGAAGCCGGCGCTCCGGCGCAAGCTTGCGCGCGCGGCGAGATGGCAGCCGCAAACCGCGCGGCCGCGCTCTTGCGCGACATCTTCGGCCGCGACAGTTGCTTCATCGAGATACAACGCCATCTGCTGCCGGACGACGGGCCGCGCATACGCGCGCTCGCCGACGTCGCGCGCGCGAGCGGTCTCGGCGTCGTGGCCACGGGCGGCGTGGCGTACGCCGTGCCCGAACACCGCGACGTCGCGGATGTGCTGGCTTGCATCCGAGGCAGGACCGATCTCGATTCCGCCGGCACGCTCTTGCGGCCGAACGGCGAGTACTACTTGCGGTCGGCGCAGGAGATGATGCGGTTGTTCGAAGACCTGCCGCACGCCGTCGCCGCGAGCGCGGAGATCGCACGGCGCTGCACGTTCCGGCTTGGGCGCCTGCATAACGAATTCCCAGATTTTCCGGTGCCTTCCGGCGAGACGCCGTTTTCGTACCTCCATCAACTCGTCCACGAAGGCGTTCGCCGGCGTTACCGGCCCGTCACGCCGGCGGTGAGCAAACAGATCGCGCACGAACTCGCGATCATCGAGAAGCTCGAATTGGCGGGTTATTTTCTCATCGTCTGGGATATCGTGCGCTTTGCCGGCGAGCACGGCATTCTCGTGCAAGGCCGCGGGTCGGCAGCCAATTCGGCGGTGTGCTACGCGCTCAACATCACGAGCGTCGATCCGGTCGGGCTCGAACTGCTTTTCGAACGCTTCCTTTCGGAAGAGCGCGACGAACCCCCGGACATCGATCTCGACACGCCATCGGGCGATCAGCGCGAGAAACTCATCCAGTATGTCTACGACCGCTACGGCCGCGATCATGCGGCGATGGTGGCCGAGGTGATCACCTATCGCGCGCGGATGGCGGTGCGCGATGTGGGCAAGGCACTGGGGTTGTCGCTGGATCAGGTCGACGCGCTCGCCAAAGCGTTGGACAGCCGCGGGGCGCCGAAGTCTCCCGACGACTTCACCGTGAGTGAAGCCGCGGGAACGCCCGACGACGCGCGACGAGAACACGTTTCTCCGCACGAAGCTTTGGGCGTCACCGCGCACGGCGATAAGATGCCGATGTCGGCCGCCGACGTGGAGAGCGCGGTCGCCGCATTGCCCGAAGCGTTGAAGGCCGATCTCGGCGGCGATGTCGCGCACCGTCTCTACACGTTGTGCAAGCGCATCGATGGCTTTCCGCGCCACCTGAGTCAGCATTCCGGCGGCATGGTGATCACGCGCAGCCCGCTTCTCGAAGTGGCGCCGCTCGAGCAGGCGGCCATGCCTGGACGCACCATCTTGTGCTGGGATAAAGACGATTGCGCCGTGCTCGGTCTCATCAAGATCGACATCCTCGGCCTTGGCATGCTCGATGCCATCGAACGCTGTGTGGCCGAAGTGCGGCGCGTGCGCGGCGTCGAGGTGGATCTTGCAGATCTGAAAGCCTGCGACGACCAAGGCGTCTACGACATGTTATGCGTGGCCGATACGGTGGGGCTGTTTCAAGTGGAGTCGCGCGCGCAGATGTCATCGCTGCCGCGCATGCAACCGCGCAAGTTCTACGACATCGTCGTGCAAGTCGCCATCATCCGGCCCGGTCCCATCCAAGGCGACATGGTCCATCCATATTTTCGCCGCCGGCGAGGACTCGAGCCGGTCACCTATCCGCATCCATCGCTTGAGCCGGTACTCGCGCGCACGCTGGGCGTGCCGCTCTTCCAAGAGCAGGGCATGCGCATGGCGGTGGTCGCGGCCGGATTCACCGCCGGCCAAGCCGACGAATTGCGCCGCGCCATGGGGCACAAGCGCTCTCATGAGAAAATGGCGCGGCTGCGCGAGCGGCTGGTGGAAGGGATGGCGCGCAACGGCATCGCCAGCGACATCGGCGAGCGGCTCTACCACATGCTCAGCGCCTTCGCCGACTACGGATTTCCCGAATCGCACGCGGCATCATTCGCTCTCATCGTCTACGTTTCGGGTTACCTCAGACGCTACTATCCTGCGGAGTTCTGCGCGTCGCTGCTCAATGCGCAGCCCATGGGTTTTTATTCGCCTGCCACGCTGATCGGCGACGCGCGACGCCACGGCGTCACGGTGTTGCCGCCCGACGTCAACGTCTCGCGCTTCGAATGCACTGCGGAGCCCCGAACCGGCGACAGCGCGGAGCACGCCGGCGACGGCCGCGAGCTCCTCGCCGGTGCGCAGAATGTCGCGTTGCGCATCGGGCTCAATCAAGTGCGCGGCATCGGGGAGAAGCATCGCGAGATGCTCAAAGGTGAACGAGCGAAGCGGCCGTACGTGGATCTGCGAGATTTTGTCTTGCGCACGCAGCTTTCCAAAGACATCTTGGAATCGCTGGCGGCGGTTGGGGCGTTCGCCTGCTTTGGATTGTCTCGCAGAGACGCTTTGTGGGATGTGCAGCGCTTGGGTTCATTGACCAAGGCGGGCGAACTCGAGCGGCGCATGACGGTGGACGAGCAGCCGGTCGCGCTGCCGGCGATGATCCCGCAAGAAGAAGCGGCCGCCGACTATTGGGGCTTGGGCCTTTCCACGCAATATCAAGTGATACAGTTCTGCCGCGACCGGCTCGACGCCATGCGCGTGCGCCGCGCGTCGGACCTCGCCGCGCTGCCGCACCGGCTTGTGATCAAGGTGGCGGGCGTGGTCACTTCGCGTCAGCGGCCAGGCACCGCAAAAGGATTTGTCTTCACCACCATGGAGGATGAGACGGGATTGGTCAACGTCATCATCAGGCCCGATATCTACCAGCAGTACCGCCCCATCGCGCGCGAAGAACCCGCGGTGATCGTGGAGGGCGTGCTGCAACGGCAAGAGGGCACGATCAACGTGCTGGCGCGCAAATTCTGGAAGCTCGATCTGGCCGAACTGGCGAGCGGCATGGTGTCGCGCGACTTCCACTAG
- a CDS encoding tetratricopeptide repeat protein: MTDIHDSDTAEAYLAAAKECLRNNDAGGMTEALQRLSAAQDCSASHRFEAAKLYAAAGAKTEAIQSFRESGAAYIDPEGDTGRAREAFTEAQALDQQNLDIIFEIARVDMIEGHPRAALAKFTHILNKSNQSYVPALFESACIHQELGQHDQAVLTFRKVLDRDKNNVQAIVSMGQRLQSMGMVPEAVGYFMQAATAANAAGQMGTCRHVINMVIALEPNNAQARSMLAEMEELPDPADVHPGDLSLHPVRRRDLQQVRAPAAGAPNAGARAPASTASARANLAFEAELDELGARNDRMQRKISASAGVVAELEETVASLKIEVGELKSKMATSAAKVPDVKTAIDAAVAGFEATLASLKADVADLRSKTPTQPTTLADANLAVEGIATQHEESKTSVRADVKPKATRAAAKTLDVKPKEPSKKSAAAKTKPGKSTKAKAPSPRR, encoded by the coding sequence GTGACCGATATTCACGATTCAGATACGGCCGAGGCGTATCTCGCGGCAGCCAAAGAATGTTTGCGCAACAACGACGCCGGCGGCATGACGGAAGCGCTGCAAAGGCTCTCTGCTGCACAGGATTGTTCGGCATCGCACCGCTTCGAAGCGGCCAAGCTCTACGCTGCGGCCGGGGCCAAAACCGAAGCTATCCAATCGTTTCGAGAATCCGGGGCTGCGTACATCGATCCCGAGGGCGACACCGGCCGCGCACGTGAAGCGTTTACTGAAGCGCAGGCGCTCGATCAGCAAAATTTGGACATCATTTTCGAGATCGCGCGCGTCGATATGATCGAGGGCCATCCCAGGGCTGCCCTCGCAAAGTTCACGCACATCTTGAACAAGTCGAATCAATCCTATGTTCCTGCGCTATTCGAATCGGCGTGCATCCACCAGGAACTCGGCCAGCACGATCAAGCGGTATTGACATTCCGAAAAGTGCTCGACCGCGACAAGAACAACGTGCAGGCGATCGTCAGCATGGGCCAGCGCCTGCAGTCGATGGGGATGGTGCCGGAGGCGGTCGGATATTTCATGCAAGCGGCGACCGCGGCAAACGCAGCGGGCCAGATGGGTACGTGCCGGCACGTGATCAACATGGTCATCGCCCTCGAACCCAACAATGCGCAAGCTCGTTCAATGCTTGCGGAGATGGAAGAGTTGCCGGACCCGGCGGATGTCCATCCGGGAGACCTTTCGTTGCATCCGGTTCGACGGCGCGATCTTCAGCAAGTTCGAGCGCCGGCCGCGGGAGCGCCAAACGCCGGTGCGCGCGCGCCGGCCTCGACCGCTTCAGCGCGCGCGAATCTGGCCTTCGAAGCCGAGCTCGATGAGCTCGGTGCGCGAAACGATCGGATGCAGCGCAAGATATCCGCCAGCGCCGGCGTGGTCGCGGAACTTGAAGAGACGGTGGCAAGCCTCAAAATCGAGGTCGGCGAGCTGAAGTCGAAAATGGCGACGTCCGCTGCGAAGGTCCCAGACGTGAAAACGGCGATCGACGCTGCGGTTGCGGGTTTTGAAGCGACCCTCGCGAGTCTTAAGGCCGACGTTGCCGATCTACGATCGAAGACGCCGACTCAGCCGACGACGTTAGCGGACGCCAACCTTGCTGTCGAGGGCATCGCAACCCAACATGAAGAGTCAAAGACAAGTGTGAGAGCCGACGTCAAACCCAAGGCGACAAGAGCCGCCGCGAAAACACTAGACGTCAAACCGAAGGAGCCGTCGAAGAAGAGCGCGGCTGCGAAGACCAAACCCGGCAAGAGCACGAAAGCTAAGGCGCCGTCACCTCGCCGCTAG